Proteins encoded together in one Mycoplasma miroungirhinis window:
- a CDS encoding ABC transporter permease subunit: MTTEIKRNFFTYSLYKNNKLIKTKLKIQTKILIIIFLVALAALSIWRTNFAASTGGFNLFLESIKNIFKPFQTSTYLQEKNLWLLSLKFLWLSFKVTFLGTILGTILALFTAVIGNLKTNNKYQAYVIRFIILFFRSFPELIYLYFFTTSLSGEISSVLLISWFSWIWLHKFISEAIENIPTNIYGRLTKLGYSKTHILFRYIYPSIKNKIIIFSLYSFESNLRWTSVFSTLGVVGIGQLLNYANESIYKMHELLIPLLVFVVFISLLEWFSYFTNNYLLIAKSTKITNETFKKVDNVKKMKTFFSIFVFILVVILTIVMLFSIRNIHFYPTAFTSIFNDLLSPNWNIVTQNDNLVLIILDLFLEIYITILLAIVFTYINLRFTNQKINNLFLMHIFRFISTFIRIIPTIVIFFTIGIIFKRPAAAFVFSFAIHSSTVIAKQLNESISKIDNKHINNLKRQQWSNGRIFRSFILPYTKNSSSTFLILEIEKNIRNFINYGLFGASNFGLAMVYSQRTSYKDITPYVWISVFLIIITNVYFNYLKNKKNNLQNTQNINFYKFMNFKKIFNFQH, translated from the coding sequence ATGACAACAGAAATTAAACGCAATTTTTTTACTTATTCTCTTTACAAAAATAATAAATTAATAAAAACTAAGTTGAAAATACAAACTAAAATTTTAATTATTATATTTTTAGTTGCACTAGCAGCATTATCGATTTGAAGAACGAATTTTGCAGCTAGTACTGGAGGATTTAATTTATTTTTAGAAAGTATAAAAAATATTTTTAAACCATTCCAAACTTCAACTTATTTACAAGAAAAAAATCTTTGATTATTAAGTTTAAAATTTTTGTGATTAAGTTTTAAAGTAACATTTTTAGGTACTATTTTAGGTACTATTTTAGCTTTATTTACTGCTGTAATCGGAAATCTAAAAACAAATAATAAATATCAAGCGTATGTAATTAGATTTATTATTTTATTTTTTAGAAGTTTTCCTGAATTGATTTACTTATATTTTTTTACAACTTCATTAAGTGGTGAAATTTCATCAGTTTTATTAATTAGTTGATTTAGTTGAATTTGATTACATAAATTTATATCAGAAGCAATTGAAAATATTCCAACCAATATTTATGGTCGATTAACTAAATTAGGTTATTCTAAAACACATATTTTATTTAGATATATTTATCCATCTATTAAAAATAAAATTATAATTTTTAGTTTATATTCTTTTGAATCTAATTTAAGATGAACTTCTGTATTTAGTACATTAGGTGTAGTTGGTATTGGACAACTTTTAAATTATGCAAATGAAAGTATTTATAAAATGCATGAATTATTAATTCCTTTGCTTGTGTTTGTTGTTTTTATTAGTTTATTGGAATGATTTAGCTATTTTACTAATAATTATTTATTAATAGCTAAATCAACTAAAATTACAAATGAAACATTTAAAAAAGTTGATAATGTTAAAAAAATGAAAACATTTTTTAGTATTTTTGTGTTTATTTTAGTAGTTATTTTAACCATAGTGATGTTATTTAGTATTCGTAATATTCATTTTTATCCTACTGCATTTACAAGCATTTTTAATGATTTATTAAGTCCTAATTGAAATATAGTGACCCAAAATGATAATTTAGTATTAATTATTTTAGATTTATTTTTAGAAATATATATCACTATTTTATTAGCAATTGTTTTTACATATATTAATTTAAGATTTACTAATCAAAAAATAAATAATTTATTTTTGATGCATATTTTTAGATTTATAAGTACTTTTATTAGAATTATTCCTACAATTGTTATTTTCTTTACAATCGGTATTATTTTCAAACGACCAGCTGCTGCTTTTGTATTTTCTTTTGCAATTCATTCATCTACTGTTATTGCAAAACAACTAAATGAATCAATTTCAAAAATAGATAATAAACATATTAATAATCTAAAAAGACAGCAATGATCAAATGGTCGTATTTTTAGATCATTTATTTTACCTTATACAAAAAATAGTTCATCAACCTTTTTAATTTTAGAAATTGAAAAAAATATTCGTAATTTTATTAATTATGGATTATTTGGTGCAAGTAATTTTGGTTTAGCAATGGTTTATAGTCAAAGAACATCATATAAAGATATAACTCCATATGTTTGAATTTCTGTCTTTTTAATCATAATAACTAATGTTTATTTTAACTATTTAAAAAATAAGAAAAATAATTTACAAAATACTCAAAATATTAATTTTTATAAATTTATGAACTTTAAAAAAATCTTTAATTTTCAACATTAA
- the cypl gene encoding ABC transporter thiamine pyrophosphate-binding lipoprotein p37/Cypl — protein sequence MFKKYLKKIIFVITSVFCVSSPFIVLSCANQENVRISSLTPWAKDFKIQDINFFKSIESKYNELKNQDKDTKNTENITINPDLLSNDRALVETIITNKSQVAIVSSVFLNNQFNETQKYIDLVQPILLAQTFAPKYDTNADFYDENNNVKLDEISKKQNDDFTKKPYKNWNDEEYGFKYGIYQHFYEPFGTNINYQRGAIFIAGDDETLKKIKKAWNDRDWKTFRSFGIVKDQNTSSSTRFIYPEFLFKKHFNKDNNQFTGFNNDENENPSNYINYPIHNSATHMGQSIFKDFHIFLGEQNEYAFHHNDADKNYFTRLNNEKIELLTVTDPFLFFVVIVSKQFNQKQIKFLQQAILETSKENKDDFSYRIGISGYTQENVNRQYIKEFYDKAKK from the coding sequence ATGTTTAAAAAATATTTAAAAAAAATAATTTTTGTAATTACTAGTGTTTTTTGTGTTTCTAGCCCTTTTATTGTTTTATCTTGTGCAAACCAAGAAAATGTGAGAATAAGTAGTTTAACACCATGAGCCAAAGATTTTAAAATTCAAGATATTAATTTTTTTAAATCAATTGAATCTAAGTATAACGAACTAAAAAATCAAGATAAAGACACAAAAAATACTGAAAATATTACAATAAATCCTGATTTATTAAGTAATGACAGAGCGTTAGTTGAAACAATAATTACTAATAAAAGTCAAGTTGCTATTGTAAGTAGTGTCTTTTTAAATAATCAATTCAATGAAACACAAAAATATATTGATTTAGTTCAACCTATACTTCTTGCACAAACATTTGCACCTAAATATGATACAAATGCCGATTTTTATGATGAAAATAATAATGTAAAACTTGATGAAATAAGCAAAAAACAAAATGATGACTTTACTAAAAAACCATATAAAAATTGAAATGATGAAGAATATGGATTTAAATACGGAATTTATCAACATTTTTATGAACCATTTGGTACAAACATAAATTATCAAAGAGGAGCTATTTTTATTGCAGGTGATGATGAAACATTAAAAAAAATAAAAAAAGCTTGAAATGATCGTGATTGAAAAACCTTTAGAAGTTTTGGAATTGTCAAAGATCAAAACACAAGTTCATCAACTAGATTTATATATCCTGAGTTTTTATTTAAGAAACATTTTAATAAGGATAATAATCAATTTACTGGTTTTAATAATGATGAAAATGAAAATCCAAGTAATTATATAAATTATCCAATTCATAACTCAGCAACACATATGGGTCAAAGTATTTTTAAAGATTTTCATATTTTTTTAGGTGAACAAAATGAATATGCATTTCACCATAATGATGCTGATAAAAACTACTTTACAAGACTAAATAATGAAAAAATTGAATTATTAACTGTAACAGACCCATTTTTATTTTTTGTTGTTATTGTTTCAAAACAATTTAATCAAAAACAAATCAAATTTTTACAACAAGCAATTTTAGAAACTTCAAAAGAAAATAAAGATGATTTTAGTTATAGAATTGGTATAAGTGGTTATACTCAAGAAAACGTAAATAGACAATATATTAAAGAATTTTATGATAAGGCTAAAAAATAA
- a CDS encoding 5'-methylthioadenosine/S-adenosylhomocysteine nucleosidase, translating to MTLIIIAELQEIQLFFDIISKKLIYKLQNIQIYECIFNHQKFILTISGVGKSNATLALNMSINKYPNILNIINIGTAGSLDNKIEIANAFLINYSQYWDVDLTSLPNYKIGQLPSMPQHYLTSPNLNNFLKSKLNLEFKNSLSGDSFISKSIITNYDLKTFSLVDMESTALLQTCYLLNKDISIIKVVSDHIFKENNAKSYQENIKKCAKHILDILIKIFS from the coding sequence ATGACATTAATAATAATTGCAGAATTACAAGAAATACAATTATTTTTTGATATTATTTCAAAAAAATTAATTTACAAATTACAAAATATTCAAATTTATGAATGTATTTTTAATCATCAAAAATTTATTTTAACAATTAGCGGTGTAGGAAAATCAAATGCGACATTAGCTTTAAATATGAGTATAAATAAATACCCAAATATTTTAAACATCATTAATATTGGAACAGCTGGTTCACTTGATAATAAGATTGAAATTGCAAATGCTTTTTTAATAAATTATTCTCAATATTGAGATGTTGATTTAACGTCACTTCCTAACTATAAAATAGGTCAATTACCTAGTATGCCTCAACATTACTTAACAAGTCCAAATTTAAATAATTTTTTAAAATCAAAATTAAATTTAGAGTTTAAAAACTCACTTAGTGGTGATAGTTTTATTTCTAAATCTATTATAACTAACTATGATTTAAAAACATTTTCATTAGTTGATATGGAATCCACTGCATTATTGCAAACTTGTTATTTATTGAATAAAGACATAAGCATAATTAAAGTAGTTTCTGATCATATATTTAAAGAAAACAATGCAAAATCATATCAAGAAAATATAAAAAAATGTGCAAAACACATTTTAGATATATTAATAAAAATTTTTAGTTAA
- the rsmD gene encoding 16S rRNA (guanine(966)-N(2))-methyltransferase RsmD translates to MLRIISGRYKNLKIHQPDKKITRASSEKLREAVFSSIQFDLENKTFLDCFGGSGVFAFEAISRGASAALILEKNSQAFNVIKQNKQNFQNENITILNTDTIKFLEKVSSQTWDFIFIDPPYIKKNYYDDCIKNLLKNNFVNENTTIILESNFEINYLEQLTLIKQKKYGISFVSYWKIN, encoded by the coding sequence ATGTTAAGAATTATAAGTGGAAGATATAAAAATTTAAAAATTCACCAACCAGATAAAAAAATTACTAGAGCAAGTAGTGAAAAACTAAGAGAAGCAGTTTTTTCAAGTATTCAATTTGATTTAGAAAATAAAACTTTTTTAGATTGTTTTGGTGGTAGTGGTGTTTTTGCTTTTGAAGCTATTAGTAGAGGTGCTTCAGCAGCATTAATACTTGAAAAAAATTCACAAGCTTTTAATGTTATTAAACAAAATAAACAAAATTTTCAAAACGAAAATATTACAATTTTAAACACAGATACAATTAAATTTCTTGAAAAAGTATCTTCACAAACTTGAGATTTTATTTTTATTGATCCTCCATATATTAAAAAGAATTATTATGATGATTGTATTAAAAATTTATTAAAAAATAATTTTGTGAATGAAAATACTACAATTATTTTAGAATCTAATTTTGAAATAAATTATTTAGAACAATTAACATTAATAAAACAAAAGAAATACGGAATTTCTTTTGTCAGTTATTGAAAAATTAACTAA
- the def gene encoding peptide deformylase, with protein sequence MFKVKLIELPAKVLRQKSKNVAIPLSKEDELLIEKMIYHIDDSQKEGTQFRPGVGVAAVQYGILKNIFYIFLQDENGKIIFKDALINPVMKGHSEALQSLSTGEGCLSVSDSWPNQEGYIKRYNRVIIDAYSYNERKMKRYDASGYLAIVMQHEYDHLQGKLFLDHIDQKDPWHLPKDLKLVG encoded by the coding sequence ATGTTTAAAGTTAAATTAATTGAGTTACCTGCAAAGGTATTAAGACAAAAATCAAAAAATGTTGCTATTCCATTGAGTAAAGAAGATGAATTATTAATTGAAAAAATGATTTATCATATTGATGATTCACAAAAAGAAGGTACACAATTTAGACCAGGAGTTGGAGTAGCTGCTGTTCAATATGGAATTTTAAAAAACATATTCTATATTTTTTTACAAGATGAAAATGGAAAAATAATATTTAAAGATGCATTAATAAATCCAGTAATGAAAGGACATTCTGAAGCTTTACAATCTCTTTCAACAGGTGAAGGGTGTTTAAGTGTTTCGGATTCATGACCAAATCAGGAAGGATATATAAAAAGATATAATCGTGTAATTATTGACGCTTATTCTTATAATGAAAGAAAAATGAAACGTTATGATGCATCTGGTTATTTAGCAATTGTTATGCAACATGAATATGATCACCTTCAAGGAAAATTATTTTTAGATCACATTGATCAAAAAGATCCTTGACATTTACCAAAGGATTTAAAGTTAGTAGGTTAA
- a CDS encoding DUF4177 domain-containing protein, with protein MFKDPSTFSHLTNESDLKYVVTQVTLKEKFFGTGSKNLKKLEFVINKQAEKGYKLHTMSVATSHSLGLFGGDRMQATLVFEKVA; from the coding sequence ATGTTTAAAGATCCATCTACTTTTTCACATCTTACAAATGAAAGTGATTTAAAATATGTTGTTACACAAGTAACATTAAAAGAAAAATTCTTTGGAACTGGAAGCAAAAATCTTAAAAAATTAGAATTTGTTATTAATAAACAAGCTGAAAAAGGTTATAAATTACATACAATGAGTGTTGCAACATCTCATAGTTTAGGGTTATTCGGTGGAGATAGAATGCAAGCTACTTTAGTTTTTGAAAAAGTTGCATAA
- a CDS encoding thymidine kinase, with protein MYNKFSNGMIEVITGPMFSGKSEELLRRIRILEYAKYKILVIKPAFDTRFSSSKIVSRAGTEHHTIVLKDINEIYSLIDDKINAIAIDEANFFSNDIVNIVDDLANKGYLIIVSGLDQDYLRQPFENIAQILSLAERVTKLNAICVVCHNLASCSYRKTQDNSVLLLDNTSNYEARCRKCHIKGMKERI; from the coding sequence ATGTATAATAAATTTTCAAATGGAATGATAGAAGTTATAACAGGACCAATGTTTAGTGGTAAAAGTGAAGAATTATTAAGAAGAATCAGGATTTTAGAATATGCAAAATATAAAATTCTTGTCATTAAACCAGCATTTGATACAAGATTTAGTAGTTCTAAAATTGTATCCAGAGCAGGAACCGAGCATCACACGATTGTTTTAAAAGATATTAATGAAATATATAGTTTAATTGATGATAAAATTAATGCTATTGCAATCGATGAAGCAAATTTTTTTAGTAATGATATAGTTAATATAGTTGATGATTTAGCTAACAAAGGATATTTAATAATAGTTAGTGGTTTAGATCAAGATTATTTAAGACAACCTTTTGAAAATATAGCTCAAATTTTATCACTTGCAGAAAGAGTAACTAAATTAAATGCAATTTGTGTTGTTTGTCATAATTTAGCAAGTTGTTCTTACAGAAAAACCCAAGATAATAGCGTTTTATTATTAGACAATACTTCTAACTATGAAGCTCGTTGTAGAAAATGTCATATTAAAGGAATGAAAGAACGAATATAA
- a CDS encoding phosphotransferase family protein, with the protein MKINELELNKLLGKLKSVFGSIISAKISDVYFVYESFHNKTYQAKYKNTTVQIRIPKLENINLTHEEIIANSFDDFLFYKDGYLIKKWFFGNNLTTVNIDKVITKNIISEIKELQKIDISLNEFNWYLNKIDDSLFDDIVKKYSNDELVFSHNNIKRSNILVNKYGKIKIIDFANCSLNSKYMDPVMAYINLGIDKNILIKEFNLDLKKFDNYVYIIKKYLKAKFIQFYEHQKIPIQQLQRSMNPYQTKKYNYSSYFIFQKNKYNFTTQLEIKQLDNFYFVPPYVYEDEKVIIWKWMERNEILTLDNVKIRALARAMKILHTSKVEFPKYDIKKWLKNLIHLVGTKNIHQDFNDKMLYKIYKWMFRLKATCNCHNNLSINTIFFTKKQNIFLMGWDKATKNDPFIDIAILFENMQWNNQQENLFWKTYQISRPDNFIKYRIIVNFVAYLINKSKLDDEFLSNINKKRIYDLFYILEPKI; encoded by the coding sequence ATGAAAATCAATGAATTAGAATTAAATAAATTATTAGGGAAATTAAAATCAGTATTTGGTTCTATTATTAGTGCAAAAATATCAGATGTTTATTTTGTTTATGAATCTTTTCATAACAAAACTTATCAAGCAAAGTATAAAAATACTACAGTTCAAATTAGGATTCCTAAGCTAGAAAATATTAATTTAACTCACGAAGAAATCATTGCTAATTCATTTGATGATTTTTTATTCTACAAAGATGGTTATTTAATAAAGAAATGATTTTTTGGTAATAATTTAACAACTGTTAATATTGATAAGGTTATTACTAAAAACATTATCTCTGAAATTAAAGAATTACAAAAAATAGATATCTCACTAAATGAATTTAATTGATATTTAAATAAAATAGATGATTCTTTATTTGATGATATTGTTAAAAAATATAGTAATGATGAATTAGTTTTTAGTCATAATAATATTAAAAGATCTAATATTTTAGTAAATAAATACGGAAAAATAAAAATCATTGATTTTGCAAATTGTTCATTAAATTCTAAATATATGGATCCTGTTATGGCTTATATTAATTTAGGTATAGACAAAAATATCTTGATTAAAGAGTTTAATTTAGATCTAAAAAAATTTGATAATTATGTTTATATTATTAAAAAATACTTAAAAGCAAAATTTATACAATTCTATGAACATCAAAAAATTCCTATTCAACAGTTACAAAGATCTATGAACCCTTATCAAACTAAAAAGTATAATTATAGTTCATATTTTATCTTTCAAAAAAATAAATATAATTTTACAACACAACTAGAAATAAAACAACTAGATAATTTTTATTTTGTCCCACCTTATGTATATGAAGATGAAAAAGTAATCATTTGAAAATGAATGGAAAGAAATGAAATATTAACATTGGATAATGTAAAAATTAGAGCTTTGGCAAGAGCTATGAAAATTTTACATACTTCTAAAGTGGAATTTCCTAAATATGATATTAAAAAATGATTAAAAAACTTAATTCATTTAGTTGGTACTAAAAATATTCATCAAGATTTTAATGATAAAATGTTATATAAAATTTATAAATGAATGTTTAGATTAAAAGCAACTTGTAATTGTCATAATAATTTATCAATAAATACAATCTTTTTTACTAAAAAGCAAAATATTTTTTTAATGGGTTGAGATAAAGCAACAAAAAACGATCCTTTTATTGATATTGCTATTTTGTTTGAAAATATGCAATGAAATAATCAACAAGAAAACTTATTTTGAAAAACTTATCAAATAAGTAGACCAGATAACTTTATTAAATACAGAATTATCGTTAATTTTGTTGCGTATTTAATTAATAAAAGTAAGCTAGATGATGAGTTTTTGTCAAATATTAATAAAAAGAGAATTTATGACTTATTTTATATTCTAGAACCAAAAATTTAA
- a CDS encoding phosphotransferase, translating to MEKYQQQGFTNEVFLDSQNNHFIKKKIYEGFNHAVNYKDLNVFDFYPGAIEDNKEYLVTNFINGKTPKLDDDFLKAAGKLLITLHNSKIKLPPNNLARRFKVYRKIIHDKGLKIPVLDKYYKKINLFLKNVDTSAPCHNDVILANFIQQDHTNKIYLLDWEYATMGDIHFDLAYFIESQNLNEQQMQVFLEGYGDDFSPYILHIHRILVNYLVVLWVNKQDKKPFDETHCLNKIDPYFEKLKSMKRE from the coding sequence ATGGAAAAATACCAACAGCAGGGATTTACTAACGAAGTCTTTTTGGATTCACAAAACAATCATTTCATTAAAAAAAAAATTTATGAAGGATTCAATCACGCAGTTAATTATAAAGATCTAAATGTTTTTGATTTTTATCCTGGTGCTATTGAAGATAATAAAGAATATTTAGTAACAAATTTTATAAATGGTAAAACACCTAAATTAGATGATGATTTTTTAAAAGCAGCAGGTAAGTTGTTAATAACATTACATAATTCAAAAATTAAATTACCTCCTAATAATTTAGCAAGACGATTTAAAGTTTATCGTAAAATAATTCACGATAAAGGATTAAAAATTCCTGTATTAGATAAATACTACAAAAAAATTAATTTATTTTTAAAAAACGTTGATACATCAGCACCTTGTCATAATGATGTAATTTTAGCTAATTTCATTCAGCAAGATCACACAAATAAAATTTATTTACTCGATTGAGAATATGCTACTATGGGTGATATTCATTTTGATTTAGCTTATTTTATAGAATCACAAAATCTAAATGAACAACAAATGCAAGTTTTTTTAGAAGGTTATGGAGATGATTTTAGTCCATATATTTTACATATTCATAGAATTTTGGTTAATTATTTAGTAGTTTTGTGAGTAAACAAACAAGACAAAAAACCTTTTGATGAAACTCATTGTTTAAATAAAATTGATCCATATTTTGAAAAGCTAAAATCTATGAAACGAGAATAA
- the gyrB gene encoding DNA topoisomerase (ATP-hydrolyzing) subunit B — protein METKNNNNTNEAKNQYTANNIQVLEGLEAVRTRPGMYIGSIGFKGLHHLIWEIVDNSVDEAMAGFCDEITINLHPNNIIEVSDNGRGIPVDKHPKTGISTVETVFTVLHAGGKFDSESYKVSGGLHGVGASVVNALSDDFQVWVKKHKNVYYQHFSNGGKPTDSLKIIDTFDNEETGTRVMFHPDFTIMEKNNFDFGLIADRAKQTAYLNKGLRINVNDLTKQVFKSFYFEGGIVDYVLELSKGKKTINPDIIYAEGSFLDSRIPNASDVLVEVAMQYNETYSSNIVSYANNISTNEGGTHEQGFNDALVRIFNKWGEENKLIKQDKERLTKDDVKDGLVAIISIKHTNPIFEGQTKGKLENKDARSATNKVLSETLERYLSENPAIAKSIIEKCLKAQHARLAAKAASEASRKRDGLDFGNLPGKLADSSLKNAELTELFIVEGNSAGGSAKMGRDRSIQAILPLRGKVINSEKNSIQSVLENKEIGTLIHALGTGIRDEFNINKLRYHKIIIMTDADVDGAHITTLLLTFFYRYMRPLIEYGFVYLAQPPLYKITYGKTVKYAYKDEQKDEILANIDKSKVSIQRYKGLGEMDPEQLWETTMNPENRKMLQVQIQDLAAADTIFTTLMGEEVEPRREFVQENARYASNIDF, from the coding sequence ATGGAAACAAAAAACAACAACAATACAAATGAAGCTAAAAATCAATATACAGCAAATAATATTCAAGTTCTAGAAGGCTTAGAAGCAGTTAGAACAAGACCTGGGATGTATATAGGTAGTATCGGATTTAAAGGACTACACCATTTAATATGAGAAATTGTTGATAACTCAGTCGATGAAGCTATGGCAGGTTTTTGTGATGAAATTACAATTAATTTACATCCTAATAATATCATTGAAGTAAGTGATAATGGAAGAGGTATTCCAGTAGATAAACATCCTAAAACAGGAATAAGTACTGTTGAAACTGTTTTTACAGTTTTACATGCAGGTGGTAAATTCGATTCAGAAAGTTATAAAGTATCAGGTGGTCTACATGGAGTGGGTGCTAGTGTTGTAAATGCATTAAGTGATGATTTTCAAGTCTGAGTAAAAAAACACAAAAACGTTTATTATCAACATTTTTCAAACGGTGGTAAACCAACTGATTCTTTAAAAATTATTGATACTTTTGATAATGAAGAAACCGGAACTAGAGTTATGTTTCATCCTGATTTTACAATTATGGAAAAAAATAATTTTGATTTTGGACTTATAGCTGATAGAGCAAAACAAACCGCTTATTTAAATAAAGGATTACGAATAAATGTTAATGATTTAACTAAACAAGTATTTAAATCATTTTATTTTGAAGGTGGTATAGTGGATTATGTTTTAGAACTTTCAAAAGGTAAAAAAACTATTAATCCAGACATAATTTATGCAGAAGGATCATTTTTAGATTCTCGTATTCCAAATGCAAGTGATGTTCTTGTTGAAGTTGCAATGCAATACAATGAAACATATTCTTCAAATATAGTTTCATATGCAAACAATATATCAACAAATGAAGGTGGAACTCACGAACAAGGATTTAATGATGCTCTTGTAAGAATTTTTAATAAATGAGGTGAAGAAAATAAATTAATTAAACAAGACAAAGAAAGATTAACAAAAGATGATGTTAAAGATGGTCTTGTGGCAATTATTTCTATTAAACACACCAATCCTATTTTTGAAGGACAAACAAAAGGAAAATTAGAAAATAAAGACGCTCGTAGTGCTACTAACAAAGTTTTAAGTGAAACATTAGAAAGATACTTATCAGAAAATCCAGCAATTGCAAAATCTATCATTGAAAAATGTTTAAAAGCTCAACATGCAAGATTAGCAGCTAAAGCAGCATCAGAAGCATCAAGAAAAAGAGATGGTTTAGATTTTGGTAATTTACCTGGAAAACTAGCAGATTCATCATTAAAAAATGCTGAATTAACTGAATTATTTATTGTCGAAGGTAATTCAGCTGGTGGTAGTGCTAAAATGGGTCGTGATAGATCAATTCAAGCTATTTTACCCCTTCGTGGAAAAGTTATAAATTCAGAAAAAAATAGTATTCAATCAGTTTTAGAAAATAAAGAAATTGGTACTTTAATTCATGCTCTAGGAACTGGAATTCGTGATGAATTTAATATAAATAAATTAAGATATCATAAAATAATCATTATGACTGATGCTGATGTTGACGGTGCCCATATTACTACATTACTTTTAACTTTTTTCTACCGTTATATGCGTCCATTAATTGAATATGGTTTTGTTTATTTAGCTCAACCACCTTTATATAAAATAACATACGGTAAAACTGTAAAATATGCATACAAAGATGAACAAAAAGATGAAATTTTAGCTAATATTGATAAATCAAAAGTTAGTATTCAACGTTACAAAGGACTTGGAGAAATGGACCCTGAACAACTTTGAGAAACAACTATGAATCCCGAAAATAGAAAAATGTTACAAGTACAGATTCAAGATTTAGCAGCAGCGGACACCATTTTTACAACATTAATGGGTGAAGAAGTTGAACCACGTCGTGAGTTTGTTCAAGAAAATGCAAGATATGCATCAAATATTGATTTCTAG
- a CDS encoding LemA family protein — protein sequence MLFDSRNEQQTVAINVDNTIQAAKASKLQKIIYYFVLLLCTIPTLGFIWILPVKYKNNFNSKQVVVQQASSTIQAAQAKRRATLLKMMDSVKSYKTHEKELLEQITKYRSQIKETTDDHINGLQKQQTLLDNITNGLKITFEQYPDLKASELYLQFSTEVVLQEDEIYAARRIYNARVNDFNSSLYTFPAIVIASNMKLYNLPFFTASETERQDVDTSSL from the coding sequence ATGTTATTTGATTCAAGAAACGAACAACAAACTGTGGCAATTAATGTAGATAATACCATTCAAGCGGCAAAAGCATCAAAATTACAAAAAATAATATACTATTTTGTTTTATTATTATGTACAATTCCTACATTAGGTTTTATTTGAATTTTACCTGTTAAATATAAAAATAATTTTAATAGCAAGCAAGTTGTAGTTCAACAAGCGTCTTCAACTATACAAGCAGCTCAAGCTAAACGTCGTGCTACATTATTAAAAATGATGGATTCAGTTAAAAGTTACAAAACTCATGAAAAAGAATTATTAGAACAAATCACAAAATATCGTTCACAAATTAAAGAAACAACTGATGATCATATTAATGGTTTACAAAAACAACAAACACTTTTAGACAATATTACCAATGGGCTTAAAATTACTTTTGAACAATATCCAGACTTAAAAGCAAGTGAATTATATTTACAATTTTCAACTGAAGTTGTGCTGCAAGAAGATGAAATTTATGCAGCTAGAAGAATTTATAATGCAAGAGTAAATGATTTCAATTCTTCACTTTATACTTTCCCTGCCATTGTTATTGCAAGTAATATGAAATTATATAATTTACCATTTTTTACAGCTTCAGAAACTGAAAGACAAGACGTTGATACATCTTCTTTATAA